The Saprospiraceae bacterium genome includes a window with the following:
- a CDS encoding helix-turn-helix transcriptional regulator produces MVLYIKYMVSLRCKLVVREELKNLGFPIIALELGRVEIFKDLNPDELKIFAKAILKSGLELLDDRKTILIEKIKNIIVEMIHYSDELPATNFSDYLSKKLELDYVYLANTFSEVNGTTIEHFIISHKIERVKELLLYDELNLTEISYKLHYSSVAHLSNQFKKVTGLTPTFFKQMKQYKKRIALEDI; encoded by the coding sequence ATGGTGCTTTATATCAAATATATGGTAAGCCTTCGATGCAAGTTGGTGGTGAGAGAGGAACTGAAAAATCTGGGATTTCCTATAATTGCTTTGGAATTAGGAAGAGTTGAAATTTTTAAAGATCTGAATCCGGATGAGTTAAAAATATTTGCTAAAGCGATCTTAAAATCCGGGTTGGAATTACTGGATGACAGAAAAACTATCCTGATAGAGAAAATAAAGAATATTATCGTTGAAATGATTCACTACTCAGATGAATTACCTGCAACCAATTTTTCGGATTATCTGAGCAAAAAACTTGAACTTGATTACGTCTATTTAGCAAATACTTTTTCGGAAGTAAACGGCACCACGATTGAACACTTCATTATTTCTCACAAAATAGAGCGGGTAAAAGAACTACTACTTTATGATGAATTGAATCTGACTGAAATTTCATACAAACTGCATTATAGTAGTGTGGCCCATCTCTCCAACCAGTTTAAGAAAGTTACAGGACTTACTCCGACTTTTTTTAAACAAATGAAACAGTACAAAAAACGAATCGCCTTAGAAGACATATGA
- a CDS encoding lmo0937 family membrane protein: protein MGNLLYIIVVILVIGWLIGFVGYNAGGLIHILLVIAIVVILLRIIQGRKVI from the coding sequence ATGGGAAATTTGTTATACATAATAGTTGTGATTCTTGTCATTGGATGGCTTATTGGTTTTGTCGGATATAATGCAGGTGGATTAATCCACATTTTATTGGTGATAGCGATCGTGGTTATTCTTTTGAGAATTATTCAGGGGCGAAAAGTAATCTGA